A genomic stretch from Sulfuricurvum sp. includes:
- a CDS encoding thiamine phosphate synthase, which produces MRLYALCDRDALRSREVDLENFVEIVKKHNGEIIQYRNKHDDIAAIKNDLITLRALWDGFLIINDYYELIPFCDGVHIGQEDLYAIDTNPLRAITILKTAIGNDKIIGLSTHNLKEIEIANALDINYIGLGAYRATVTKSEAKVLGESLDELASHSKHPVGAIGGVNMDDIFKHVTYHVIGSGLLE; this is translated from the coding sequence ATGCGTCTGTATGCTCTATGTGATCGTGATGCGTTACGCTCACGAGAGGTCGATTTAGAAAACTTTGTAGAGATAGTCAAAAAACATAATGGCGAAATAATCCAATATCGTAACAAGCACGATGACATTGCGGCAATCAAAAATGATCTTATCACACTGCGCGCTCTTTGGGATGGGTTTTTAATCATCAACGATTATTATGAACTGATACCGTTTTGTGACGGAGTTCATATCGGACAAGAAGATTTGTACGCGATTGATACTAATCCCCTCCGTGCGATTACCATCCTCAAAACCGCAATCGGAAACGATAAAATTATTGGACTCTCTACCCATAATTTAAAAGAGATTGAGATAGCCAATGCTCTGGACATCAATTACATCGGTTTAGGGGCGTATAGAGCTACCGTAACGAAGAGTGAAGCCAAAGTACTGGGCGAGAGTCTCGACGAGCTTGCATCGCACTCTAAACATCCTGTAGGGGCTATCGGTGGAGTGAATATGGATGATATCTTTAAACACGTCACTTATCATGTCATTGGAAGTGGGTTATTGGAATGA
- the dksA gene encoding RNA polymerase-binding protein DksA — translation MRDNELHYFEEILQTRKIQIIKNINGVEAEMLELRDCELNDEGDYASVSNDNMVESAIGAQQSQELLEIEVAIGKIKSKQYGICEMCEDEIGFQRLKVKPHARYCIVCRPIVEKNKA, via the coding sequence ATGCGAGATAATGAACTGCACTATTTCGAGGAAATATTGCAAACACGAAAAATACAAATTATTAAAAATATCAATGGTGTTGAAGCAGAGATGTTAGAGTTGCGTGATTGTGAACTCAATGATGAGGGTGATTATGCGTCGGTCAGTAATGACAACATGGTTGAGAGTGCTATTGGTGCACAACAATCTCAAGAGTTACTAGAAATTGAAGTTGCAATCGGAAAAATAAAATCTAAACAATACGGTATATGTGAAATGTGTGAAGATGAAATTGGTTTTCAACGTCTTAAAGTGAAACCTCATGCTCGCTACTGTATTGTGTGTCGTCCTATTGTAGAGAAAAACAAAGCTTAA
- the dusB gene encoding tRNA dihydrouridine synthase DusB, which yields MTPKLSFDTPVYALAPLAGYTDLPFRNVVKKFGADLTVSEMISSNALAHGSAKTFKMLERSPNEDPYSVQIAGSESDVVRRAVEVLNEQENIDIIDLNCGCPVPKIVCHGSGSSLLRDLPRMASIIETIKKTSNKSTLSVKIRLGFEDKNHIEIARLVQDCGADFLAVHGRTRAGKFKAPVDYDAIAEIKASVSIPVIANGDIDSFEKAQWVLEHTKADGVMIGRGAVGAPWIFHQLKSGSATVDPLIKHAIIMEHLDGMVRFYGPRGVITFRKHVHTYSKGYEGASALRDLVNRIDDPSEYRAVVDEFFLTHRQIGEGFKASDMKCEC from the coding sequence ATGACTCCTAAACTCTCTTTTGATACCCCTGTTTATGCTCTCGCCCCTTTGGCGGGGTATACCGATCTCCCTTTTCGCAATGTTGTTAAAAAATTCGGTGCTGACTTGACCGTGAGTGAGATGATCAGCTCCAATGCATTGGCACACGGTTCGGCAAAAACATTTAAAATGTTGGAACGAAGCCCCAACGAAGATCCCTATTCGGTTCAAATTGCCGGTTCTGAGAGCGATGTTGTCCGTCGTGCCGTCGAGGTCTTAAATGAACAAGAGAATATCGATATCATCGACCTAAACTGTGGTTGCCCCGTCCCTAAAATCGTCTGTCACGGTTCGGGAAGTTCACTCTTGCGTGATCTGCCCCGTATGGCAAGCATCATCGAAACGATTAAAAAAACCTCCAATAAATCGACCCTTAGTGTCAAAATACGGCTTGGGTTTGAAGATAAAAATCACATCGAGATTGCTAGATTGGTTCAAGATTGCGGTGCCGATTTCCTCGCCGTTCATGGACGTACCCGTGCGGGAAAATTTAAAGCACCCGTCGATTATGATGCGATTGCCGAAATCAAAGCCTCTGTCTCTATCCCTGTGATTGCCAACGGAGATATTGACTCTTTTGAAAAAGCGCAATGGGTGTTAGAACATACCAAAGCCGATGGGGTGATGATCGGACGAGGAGCTGTCGGTGCTCCATGGATTTTTCATCAACTAAAATCCGGAAGCGCAACCGTCGATCCTCTCATTAAACACGCTATTATCATGGAACACCTTGATGGGATGGTACGCTTTTACGGTCCTCGCGGAGTGATAACTTTTCGTAAACATGTCCATACCTACTCCAAAGGCTACGAGGGGGCTTCGGCATTGCGTGATTTGGTTAACCGTATCGATGATCCGAGTGAGTATCGCGCCGTTGTCGATGAGTTCTTTCTCACCCACCGTCAAATCGGAGAAGGGTTTAAAGCCTCTGATATGAAATGTGAGTGTTAA
- a CDS encoding glutamate synthase subunit beta: MREFLTIERIEPIKRGVVQRLKDFSEIYEPVEAYEATSQSDRCIQCGDPFCLNKCPLHNYIPQWLKAVAEKDLKFAFNLSNEPSPFPEVMGRICPHDRLCEGDCTLSDGHGAITIGSVETFINEEGFKSGLKPYFPGITTDKKVAIIGSGPAGLSAATYLLRSGISVTMYERSDRAGGLLTYGIPGFKLDKKIVERRLGFLQEAGLKLVLNCEVGKDIEFDVIADQHDAVFIGIGATKSKGAKIAGENASNVYTAIEYLTAIQRKIFGLSYDKQFDFKDLEVVVIGGGDTAMDCVRTAKREGAKNVTCLYRRDAHNMPGSQKEYKNAIEEGVEFVFHASPKEIILGEGGKAVAAHMAKTVLGAKDESGRQKMEEIKGGDFNINADVIIMALGFDPVVPSFLAENGINVNNWGGIIIDEKYQTTTAGIYAGGDCYRGADLVVTAAYDGREAARAIAKSLL, translated from the coding sequence ATGAGAGAATTTTTAACTATTGAACGAATTGAACCAATCAAACGAGGAGTCGTCCAACGACTCAAAGATTTTAGTGAGATTTACGAGCCTGTCGAAGCGTATGAAGCAACGTCGCAAAGTGACCGTTGTATCCAATGCGGTGATCCGTTTTGTTTGAACAAATGTCCTTTGCACAACTATATTCCCCAATGGCTTAAAGCGGTTGCGGAGAAAGATTTGAAATTTGCATTTAACCTTTCCAATGAGCCATCACCGTTTCCTGAAGTGATGGGGCGTATTTGTCCTCATGATCGTCTATGTGAGGGGGATTGTACTTTGAGTGACGGTCATGGAGCGATTACTATCGGTTCAGTTGAGACCTTTATCAACGAAGAGGGATTTAAAAGCGGTCTAAAACCTTATTTCCCAGGAATTACTACCGATAAAAAAGTAGCGATTATCGGTTCAGGTCCTGCTGGACTCTCTGCCGCAACCTATCTGCTACGTTCAGGTATTTCGGTCACCATGTATGAGCGCTCAGATCGTGCAGGGGGATTGTTAACGTATGGTATTCCGGGATTTAAACTCGATAAAAAAATTGTCGAGCGACGATTAGGCTTTTTGCAAGAAGCGGGATTAAAACTGGTATTGAACTGTGAAGTTGGCAAAGATATTGAGTTTGATGTCATCGCTGATCAACACGATGCTGTATTTATCGGTATCGGAGCAACGAAATCCAAAGGTGCTAAAATTGCTGGTGAAAACGCTTCGAATGTCTATACGGCAATCGAATATCTCACTGCTATTCAACGCAAAATTTTTGGACTTTCTTATGATAAACAGTTCGATTTTAAAGATCTTGAAGTAGTGGTTATCGGAGGCGGTGATACGGCGATGGACTGTGTCCGTACTGCAAAACGTGAAGGGGCAAAAAACGTAACGTGTTTGTATCGTCGTGATGCTCACAATATGCCGGGTTCTCAAAAAGAGTACAAAAATGCGATTGAAGAGGGGGTAGAATTTGTATTCCATGCCTCTCCGAAAGAGATTATTTTGGGTGAGGGTGGCAAAGCCGTTGCGGCACACATGGCAAAAACCGTTTTGGGTGCCAAAGATGAATCGGGTCGCCAAAAAATGGAAGAGATTAAAGGTGGTGATTTTAATATCAACGCCGACGTTATCATTATGGCACTGGGATTTGATCCGGTTGTCCCAAGTTTCTTGGCTGAAAATGGTATCAATGTCAATAACTGGGGTGGTATTATCATCGATGAGAAATACCAAACAACGACAGCAGGTATCTATGCCGGCGGTGATTGTTATCGCGGTGCCGATTTGGTGGTAACAGCGGCGTATGACGGTCGTGAAGCGGCGCGTGCTATTGCAAAATCGCTATTGTAG
- a CDS encoding ATP-binding protein, translated as MSKYQFPLKDEKEFELLVNDLCAEKYGFDFQVYGRKGQTQSGIDGLSFAKNEKQIVFQCKNKLIARDDTKIQKELLADIEDEVQSASTKFTNIDTFIFANSFKQDTVLQDRAIELTFQYGFTVVLWSWEEIEGLLEKYPTVAKHYYPWAFDKSVLSENDIKQKFHENSVSLLSSSSLYIEKSFIDMPEFDEIFEFINSENYKDDLLVLTGKAGIGKTAILSKIQSVLIENNMAYLSIKSDKIDIESRDSLSKFFGVEDILHSIKQLSRKEKVIVLIDQLDALSLTMSSNQKVINIILGFIEQLKYISNVKIIVSIREYDLKNDPLFKHLDDSNVIRTQLLSFEYVNDKLKSFVKESVTLNNTLIELLRTPLHLSIFIDLYPNDNSCISIKTLQDLYNKFWEQKVNSESIDRTTRQNSIKLLNSVVQKMNEIKKIEVPALYFEDEFKEEMRLLCSNGILKQENNKISFFHQTFYEYLFAKAFMKKGKSLYQYIVITSQDLSIREQFKQIIQFLKGTNEEQYLLELKNILYSDKVRFHIKLLLISYLGSLENPTTEEFAFVKKLFTDDKNFEKYFIESWISADWLIYFKKDGFFNDENFKKYNLHYRLETFVNKEPYLVLEILDECEFDSEFKDEAIMLSLEKLDNWNDYSFAIFDKYHHVMRKENVRFDIEKIYKKVYLFNQEYAIHLFFDFLDTLIKEANNNKNDLLDYHWYKIFEFLVAMNNQYIFQKLLESIQKISSKFERKHAKKEFLITDQVFDSWMWKYDSSNHSTLRLYRKTLEKISQVAIDDKDVFIELIKPYQDTRYLSLISFLIFGYSKNPDDYKNEILALLTNIKLLEEMSFDHDDGYELVMLLTKSFHIYDVSEQEKIFNSIFQVNPKWESSYYVGKCHGTYFRLKKYELLSQLDIEDIKKFGYLKEFQELQRKFYWYKLKKPHNVESGWVGAPFDEEVYKKMSLNNWLQSMKVFDGTVSRKSMDSFLRGSKTEHHRQFEKEVTEKPDNFYDLLLQLKSENIHADYLSAGLSGLIASNYDAEKVLKITHLYSDIENSWLKRTILKAMKHLIHRDKFDDSLITILEANRDIKYEGLIRDKDKFQTIHDYMSSSINSFEGDFAELLPLVYKNVVNDENSTKRVMSLIDNVIDKNVDFVIFGLLRTLGNIESVDKILFAKLLVNLIEKDEIGQVSIFSLHNFHYLYLNEYVSKEQLLVYIKKCISFANNVKDKEDAHYINNLGMFLFYYYVTEKDEIFEEMLNEAISSNSQIIHGVLHQIFEQELHSKDQEKVEKSKQFILKFKNDEENDYFYTYDLAKMKGLNFIQDDFAFIKSLAESLNIRKEVKSFIEYLQNEYYLDTNLSEKIFELLEVLIHNIDANKEMGYYDSRPLIEFILELNTRAKSDEKKIGILDLLDKFLMSDTLRHTTKSAID; from the coding sequence ATGAGTAAGTATCAATTTCCATTAAAAGATGAAAAAGAGTTTGAATTATTAGTTAATGATTTATGCGCAGAAAAATATGGCTTTGATTTTCAAGTATATGGAAGAAAAGGTCAAACTCAAAGTGGAATAGATGGGCTTTCTTTTGCAAAGAATGAAAAACAAATTGTTTTTCAGTGCAAAAATAAACTAATAGCTAGAGATGATACAAAAATTCAAAAAGAGCTTTTAGCTGATATAGAAGATGAAGTTCAATCGGCTAGTACTAAATTTACAAATATTGATACATTTATTTTTGCGAACTCTTTTAAACAAGATACTGTTCTACAAGATAGAGCAATAGAATTAACATTTCAATATGGCTTTACTGTTGTTCTGTGGAGTTGGGAAGAGATTGAAGGATTACTCGAAAAATATCCAACAGTAGCAAAACATTACTATCCTTGGGCATTTGATAAAAGTGTATTGAGCGAAAATGACATCAAACAAAAGTTTCACGAAAATTCAGTATCTTTACTTTCCTCATCAAGTCTATATATTGAAAAAAGTTTTATTGATATGCCCGAATTTGATGAGATTTTTGAGTTTATAAATAGTGAGAATTATAAAGATGATTTATTGGTTCTGACTGGAAAAGCTGGTATCGGTAAAACCGCAATATTAAGTAAGATACAAAGTGTTCTTATAGAGAATAATATGGCTTATTTGAGTATTAAAAGTGATAAAATCGATATAGAAAGTCGAGATTCACTTTCTAAATTTTTTGGCGTTGAAGATATTTTACATTCTATAAAACAGTTATCAAGAAAAGAAAAAGTCATTGTGTTGATAGACCAACTGGATGCTTTATCTTTAACAATGTCATCAAATCAAAAAGTAATAAATATTATCTTGGGGTTTATAGAACAATTAAAATACATCTCAAATGTAAAAATAATCGTTTCTATCAGGGAATATGATTTAAAAAATGATCCGTTATTCAAACATTTAGATGACTCTAATGTTATAAGAACACAGTTATTGAGTTTTGAATATGTCAATGACAAATTAAAATCTTTTGTAAAAGAATCTGTAACATTAAATAATACCTTAATTGAGTTATTACGAACACCACTACATCTTTCGATTTTTATAGACTTATATCCTAATGACAATAGCTGTATATCCATTAAAACACTGCAAGATTTATATAACAAATTTTGGGAACAAAAAGTCAATAGTGAGTCAATTGATAGAACTACGAGACAAAATAGTATTAAGTTATTAAATTCAGTCGTTCAAAAAATGAATGAAATAAAAAAAATTGAAGTTCCTGCTTTATATTTTGAAGACGAATTTAAAGAAGAAATGCGTCTTTTATGTAGTAATGGAATTTTGAAACAAGAGAATAATAAAATCTCATTTTTTCATCAAACTTTTTATGAGTATCTTTTTGCAAAAGCATTTATGAAAAAAGGGAAATCTCTTTATCAGTATATTGTAATAACCTCCCAAGATTTGAGTATAAGAGAGCAATTTAAACAAATCATTCAGTTTTTAAAAGGAACAAATGAAGAGCAATATCTGTTAGAACTTAAAAACATTTTGTACTCAGATAAAGTTCGATTTCATATCAAGCTTTTATTAATTTCATATCTTGGAAGTCTTGAAAATCCGACCACCGAAGAATTCGCTTTTGTAAAAAAACTCTTTACTGATGATAAAAACTTTGAAAAGTATTTTATAGAAAGTTGGATATCCGCTGATTGGCTAATCTATTTTAAAAAAGATGGTTTTTTTAATGATGAGAATTTTAAAAAATATAATTTGCATTATAGATTGGAAACATTTGTAAACAAAGAGCCGTATTTGGTTTTAGAAATATTAGACGAATGTGAATTTGATTCTGAATTCAAAGATGAAGCCATAATGCTGTCACTGGAAAAACTTGATAATTGGAATGATTATAGTTTTGCAATTTTTGATAAATATCATCATGTCATGCGTAAAGAGAATGTGAGATTTGATATAGAAAAGATTTATAAAAAAGTATATTTATTCAATCAAGAATATGCGATACATTTGTTTTTTGACTTTTTAGATACTCTCATAAAAGAAGCTAACAATAATAAAAATGATCTTTTAGATTATCATTGGTATAAGATATTTGAATTTTTAGTAGCAATGAACAATCAATATATTTTTCAGAAGCTCTTGGAATCAATCCAAAAAATTAGTAGCAAATTTGAGAGAAAACACGCTAAAAAAGAGTTTTTAATTACTGATCAAGTTTTTGATTCTTGGATGTGGAAATATGATAGTTCAAATCATTCTACATTGAGACTATATAGAAAAACACTTGAAAAAATATCGCAAGTTGCTATAGATGATAAAGATGTTTTTATAGAACTTATCAAACCCTATCAGGATACTCGCTATCTTTCCCTGATTTCATTTTTAATATTTGGTTATTCAAAAAATCCAGATGACTATAAAAATGAAATATTGGCATTGCTTACAAATATAAAACTTTTAGAAGAGATGTCTTTTGACCACGATGATGGATATGAGTTGGTAATGTTATTAACTAAATCATTTCACATATATGATGTATCAGAACAAGAAAAAATATTCAATTCTATTTTTCAGGTAAATCCGAAATGGGAAAGTAGCTATTATGTAGGCAAGTGTCACGGAACATATTTTAGATTAAAAAAATATGAACTTTTATCTCAACTTGATATAGAGGATATAAAGAAATTTGGTTATTTAAAAGAGTTTCAAGAGTTGCAAAGAAAATTTTATTGGTATAAGCTCAAAAAACCGCATAATGTTGAATCTGGATGGGTTGGAGCACCTTTCGATGAAGAAGTTTATAAGAAGATGAGTTTGAATAATTGGCTTCAATCGATGAAAGTATTTGATGGTACGGTATCAAGAAAAAGTATGGATAGTTTTTTAAGAGGTAGTAAAACTGAACATCATAGGCAATTTGAAAAAGAAGTTACTGAAAAACCAGATAACTTTTATGATTTATTGCTACAGTTAAAATCTGAAAATATTCATGCGGACTATTTGTCAGCTGGATTAAGCGGATTAATAGCATCTAACTATGATGCAGAGAAAGTTTTAAAAATTACTCATCTATATTCAGATATAGAAAATAGTTGGTTAAAACGGACGATTTTAAAAGCTATGAAACATTTAATACATCGGGATAAATTTGATGATAGCTTAATAACTATTTTAGAAGCGAATAGAGATATCAAGTATGAAGGTTTAATAAGGGATAAGGATAAGTTTCAGACTATTCATGATTATATGTCTAGTTCAATTAATTCTTTTGAAGGTGATTTCGCAGAACTACTCCCGTTGGTTTATAAAAATGTAGTTAATGATGAAAATAGTACAAAAAGGGTTATGAGCCTTATTGATAATGTTATTGATAAAAATGTAGATTTTGTCATTTTTGGATTATTAAGAACTTTAGGAAATATTGAATCTGTTGATAAAATTTTATTTGCAAAGCTTCTAGTTAATCTTATAGAAAAAGATGAAATTGGACAAGTTTCAATATTTTCGTTACACAATTTTCATTATTTATATCTGAATGAGTATGTCTCAAAAGAACAATTGCTCGTATATATTAAAAAGTGTATATCTTTTGCAAACAATGTAAAAGATAAAGAAGATGCTCATTATATAAATAATTTAGGAATGTTTTTATTTTACTATTACGTAACAGAAAAAGATGAAATATTTGAAGAGATGCTGAATGAAGCGATTAGTTCTAATAGCCAAATTATTCATGGAGTATTACATCAAATTTTTGAACAAGAGCTACATTCAAAAGATCAAGAAAAAGTTGAAAAATCAAAGCAATTTATTTTAAAATTTAAAAATGATGAAGAGAATGACTACTTTTATACGTATGATTTAGCAAAAATGAAAGGATTGAATTTTATACAAGATGATTTTGCATTTATTAAAAGTTTAGCAGAATCTCTTAATATAAGAAAAGAAGTCAAAAGTTTTATTGAATATTTACAAAATGAGTATTATTTAGATACTAATCTATCTGAAAAAATATTTGAACTTTTAGAGGTACTCATACACAATATTGATGCAAATAAAGAGATGGGTTATTATGATTCAAGACCGTTGATCGAGTTTATATTAGAGTTGAATACTAGAGCAAAATCGGATGAAAAGAAAATAGGCATATTAGATTTATTGGATAAATTTTTAATGAGTGACACGCTACGGCATACTACTAAATCAGCAATTGATTGA
- the accD gene encoding acetyl-CoA carboxylase, carboxyltransferase subunit beta, which produces MSLFNLFGNPEKKQQPTKSEAPSHWVKCSSCQSLMYYKEMEKQLNVCPKCGFHLRIGVNERLALIADEGSFVEFDATLKPIDPLQFVDKKSYAARIDEGYAKNGRYSSVVSGECTIEGSPVQLVVFDFNFMGGSLGSVEGEKIVRAINRAIDKKMGVIIVSASGGARMQESTFSLMQMSKTSAALARLADAKLPYISLLTDPTMGGVSASFATLGDIIIAEPGALVGFAGQRVIKQTIGSDLPDGFQRAEFLLEKGSIDMVVPRYELKETLGNLLKLLLP; this is translated from the coding sequence TTGAGTCTATTTAATCTTTTTGGAAATCCTGAAAAAAAGCAACAACCTACCAAAAGTGAAGCCCCTTCTCATTGGGTTAAATGTTCTTCATGCCAATCCTTGATGTATTACAAAGAGATGGAAAAACAGCTCAATGTTTGTCCTAAATGTGGATTTCATCTCCGTATAGGTGTTAATGAACGTCTAGCGCTCATCGCAGATGAGGGGAGTTTTGTTGAGTTTGATGCTACATTAAAACCAATCGATCCGCTCCAATTCGTCGATAAAAAAAGTTATGCGGCGAGAATCGATGAGGGGTATGCGAAAAACGGACGCTACTCATCGGTAGTGAGTGGAGAGTGTACGATTGAGGGCTCTCCTGTACAGCTTGTTGTTTTTGATTTTAATTTTATGGGTGGATCACTCGGTTCGGTTGAAGGTGAGAAAATTGTTCGTGCCATCAACCGTGCGATTGATAAAAAAATGGGTGTTATCATCGTCAGTGCCAGTGGGGGTGCTCGTATGCAAGAGTCTACATTTTCACTGATGCAAATGTCCAAAACCTCTGCGGCATTGGCACGTTTAGCGGATGCAAAACTCCCATATATCTCACTTCTTACCGATCCGACGATGGGGGGTGTTAGTGCCTCGTTTGCAACTTTGGGCGATATTATCATCGCTGAACCGGGTGCATTGGTCGGTTTCGCTGGTCAGAGGGTTATTAAACAAACTATCGGAAGCGATTTGCCCGATGGTTTTCAACGCGCTGAATTCTTACTCGAAAAAGGGTCTATCGATATGGTTGTCCCACGCTATGAGCTCAAAGAGACTTTGGGCAACCTTCTTAAACTTCTCCTCCCTTAA
- a CDS encoding 23S rRNA (pseudouridine(1915)-N(3))-methyltransferase RlmH, whose protein sequence is MTISLVSIAKKERSLYDPLYQEQIKMISRFAKLEDMELFPKEIVKAHTISAEASKSAYTKVLEPMIGKSYSIALHPDGKKIDSLAFSKLLCDKIAVQFFIGGAYGFEESFVAKCDSVISLSEMTMSHKIAKAVLLEQIYRAFSLLNNHPYHK, encoded by the coding sequence ATGACCATTTCCCTTGTTTCAATAGCGAAAAAAGAGCGTTCACTGTATGACCCTCTTTATCAAGAACAGATAAAAATGATTTCTCGATTTGCAAAATTAGAGGACATGGAACTTTTTCCCAAAGAGATTGTGAAAGCTCATACAATAAGTGCCGAGGCATCGAAAAGTGCCTACACAAAGGTTTTAGAGCCAATGATAGGAAAAAGTTATTCCATTGCGTTACATCCTGATGGAAAAAAAATCGATTCTTTGGCTTTTAGTAAGCTCCTTTGTGATAAAATCGCGGTACAATTTTTCATAGGTGGGGCGTACGGCTTTGAAGAGTCGTTTGTTGCTAAGTGTGACAGTGTAATAAGTCTCTCGGAAATGACGATGAGTCATAAGATTGCGAAAGCAGTTTTACTGGAGCAGATATATCGCGCTTTTAGCTTACTCAATAATCACCCCTATCACAAATAA
- the fliN gene encoding flagellar motor switch protein FliN → MDQTPIPSNEPIVLEKKGFDPVAELSWMDYEGLLDMEVEFVSDLGQTTLTLGEILKLEKGSVIDLGKPAGESVESYVNQRIIGKGEVMVYEKNLAIRINEVLDSSAVLYYLSKERL, encoded by the coding sequence ATGGATCAAACACCTATCCCATCAAATGAGCCGATTGTTTTGGAGAAGAAAGGTTTTGATCCCGTTGCAGAGCTTTCATGGATGGACTACGAAGGATTACTCGATATGGAAGTTGAGTTTGTCTCCGATTTGGGGCAAACTACGCTGACATTGGGTGAAATCTTAAAATTGGAAAAAGGGTCTGTCATCGATTTAGGCAAACCGGCGGGTGAAAGTGTCGAATCGTATGTAAATCAACGTATTATCGGTAAAGGCGAAGTGATGGTGTATGAAAAAAATCTCGCCATCCGTATCAATGAGGTGCTTGATTCGAGTGCCGTTCTGTATTATCTATCCAAAGAGAGATTATGA
- a CDS encoding tetratricopeptide repeat protein, with amino-acid sequence MVVDFYITAMKNYEVGRYKEAFDILSSATDDPRCLYALGTMYYNAQGVERNFTQSTHYYAQAAEAGILPAQVNAGFAYANSMGVPEDFDKAAYYLKMAVAQGDSAAKITLAEIYAKGEAGGSRKEAAKLIREVLATTGGEEAYDVYSRYDLGNVKE; translated from the coding sequence ATGGTAGTCGATTTTTACATAACAGCAATGAAAAACTATGAAGTAGGGCGTTACAAAGAGGCATTTGATATTTTGAGTAGTGCGACCGATGATCCGCGATGTTTGTATGCTCTTGGGACGATGTATTATAACGCTCAAGGAGTAGAGCGTAATTTCACTCAATCCACCCACTATTATGCCCAAGCAGCAGAAGCAGGGATTCTACCGGCACAAGTGAATGCTGGGTTTGCGTATGCAAATTCGATGGGGGTTCCTGAGGATTTTGATAAAGCGGCTTATTATCTCAAAATGGCGGTAGCTCAGGGTGATAGCGCGGCTAAGATTACATTAGCCGAGATATATGCCAAAGGAGAGGCGGGAGGGAGCCGTAAAGAGGCGGCGAAACTCATACGCGAGGTTTTGGCTACGACGGGTGGAGAAGAGGCGTATGATGTCTACAGCCGTTATGATTTAGGAAATGTAAAAGAGTAG
- a CDS encoding inositol monophosphatase family protein — protein MNPFIDAVLLALREVDGALNNTSNTTLLDSFSIGEGGDVSSGFDLLAESIFFNHLSPFGSLYSEESGWMSPQSDTIIILDPIDGSDNFSSFFPYYGVAVSREVSSKTTDAVVCNLANGDIFIRTDSEYYKTSLQNSLIKEEVKITLHPKIGLFEKAHEHPFLGEKLIQNGLKYRSPGAVALSLAYAPYVKYMLFLGTMRKFDIDAGLFLSQHLYCFYDSRYILISSSKEVFIQMRNIVEKEYF, from the coding sequence ATGAACCCCTTTATCGATGCGGTACTCCTTGCATTACGTGAAGTAGATGGTGCGTTAAACAATACCTCAAATACCACCTTACTCGATTCTTTCTCCATAGGGGAGGGGGGCGATGTTAGTAGTGGTTTTGATTTGCTTGCTGAGTCGATCTTTTTTAACCATCTCTCCCCTTTTGGCTCTTTGTATTCCGAAGAGAGTGGTTGGATGTCTCCCCAAAGTGATACCATTATTATCCTAGATCCCATCGATGGAAGTGATAATTTCTCCTCTTTTTTCCCCTATTACGGTGTTGCGGTATCACGTGAAGTCTCCTCTAAAACAACTGATGCAGTAGTGTGTAATCTTGCAAATGGTGATATTTTTATCCGAACAGATAGTGAATATTATAAAACATCGCTCCAAAATAGCTTGATCAAAGAGGAAGTTAAAATCACACTTCATCCAAAAATTGGTCTTTTTGAAAAAGCTCATGAACACCCGTTTTTAGGTGAAAAACTGATCCAAAACGGATTAAAATATCGCTCTCCCGGAGCTGTTGCCCTCTCATTAGCCTATGCCCCTTATGTGAAATATATGCTATTTTTGGGTACAATGAGGAAGTTCGATATAGATGCAGGCTTATTTTTGAGCCAACATCTTTACTGTTTTTATGATTCGAGGTATATCCTCATCAGTTCCAGTAAAGAGGTATTCATTCAGATGCGTAATATCGTTGAAAAGGAGTATTTTTGA